Proteins co-encoded in one Sparus aurata chromosome 18, fSpaAur1.1, whole genome shotgun sequence genomic window:
- the LOC115568284 gene encoding uncharacterized protein LOC115568284 isoform X2, with the protein MTEVRRRRRKSPDQDALEHIVQGKDKVFLEGRFINKYKGRGVFTREYIEPKSFVVEYRGVVSQSEGADDKNNKYVFDFMWNGKRYCIDASKEDGTLGRLVNDDHVHPNCKVKRIMVNRMPHLCLFAVREIFPGEEITYNYGDSAWPWRSLEASGGTDDQMTRVRSNLEISKDDTEASGGTDDQMTRVRSNLEISKDDTEASGGTDDQMTRVRSNLEISKDDTEASGGTDDQMTRVRSNLEISKDDTEASGGTDDQMTRVRSNLEISKDDTEASGGTDDQMTRVRSNLEISKDDTCHHIIACAALNDLDNCADCSGSFSRFRWLGYTCKLCSRSWHKSCFLKINSSLDVAPEKHVSDSEISDDSSDDYYVPESCHGSSSDQDGEDVPIPVQPCTDDESTYTPTTSHTQTLSAETAESSSTEISAAREGSSCTQKNYCYVCKKPQSKIARHLKKHEKEEPDIAEAFLLPKNSKERKRLLEKLRNRGNYEHNQEVIRNQGGTLKVKRRQGPSKISVDAKMYVHCTYCKGLFVRKELWRHSRRCPSKTVSETEANVKSKVLALADIAESTCSQAISIGVWKILGKMRQDEIASVVRNDFLILQLAQSLYNKHGSDPTKFEYMRTKVREMGRLLLTLRQKYSIFSFEDAVKPNNFYKIIGAVKTVAGYDEEKHSYSTPSLALKLGHSLKKIGDIILCRAISAEDEILIKAAERFTKLCTKEWAGQVSHTALATLSKSKFNKPSTIPFTEDVQLLHKYLEEKSAGAVENLKEHQSPQAYAELARVTLAQIILFNRRRAGEVSKMTLESFKKRDQTELHGDLAASLSPVEQKLARHFSRVEIMGKRGRKVAVLLNPEVLSAATLLAERRDTCDVDKDNPFLFGRPHCSHTSYYRGQDCMRHFAQMCGAKNPENLRSTHLRKHMATLSQILNLKNNELDQLANFLGHDIRVHRDFYRLPEATIEVAKISKLLLAFEKGTLGEFQGKSLDEIEVEDELDLELDVGEQDDGDDGDDEDDGDGGDGQAEGDDTIGDNESDGDDEGGRDDEGGGNSEEGGGDAKDGGSEESDCALGLRGKRKRMVSTQNKTKSYKGQKKLRVTESVVTSSKEIKSRRCVKRPWSKTEISAVMKHFKTHITNGDLATKVECEQCKIAEHPALIDRSLQNIRDFVRNRGLTVKKK; encoded by the exons ATGActgaggtgaggaggaggaggagaaagtctCCTGACCAAGATGCGCTGGAACATATTGTTCAAGGAAAGGATAAAGTCTTCCTAGAGGGAAGGTTTATTAACAAGTATAAAG gtAGAGGTGTGTTTACAAGAGAGTACATCGAACCAAAAAGTTTTGTGGTGGAGTACCGTGGAGTTGTCTCTCAGAGTGAAGGGGCagatgacaaaaacaacaaatatgtatttgattTCATGTGGAATGGGAAGCGGTATTG CATAGATGCTTCAAAAGAAGACGGAACACTGGGACGACTAGTGAACGATGATCATGTACATCCTAACTGCAAAGTCAAAAGAATAATGGTCAACAGGATGCCACACTTGTGCCTATTTGCCGTCAGGGAAATCTTTCCAGGAGAGGAGATAACATACAACTATGGTGATTCCGCTTGGCCGTGGCGCTCATTG GAAGCCTCTGGTGGAACTGATGACCAAATGACAAGGGTCCGTTCCAACCTGGAAATATCAAAGGATGACACT GAAGCCTCTGGTGGAACTGATGACCAAATGACAAGGGTCCGTTCCAATCTGGAAATATCAAAGGATGACACT GAAGCCTCTGGTGGAACTGATGACCAAATGACAAGGGTCCGTTCCAACCTGGAAATATCAAAGGATGACACT GAAGCCTCTGGTGGAACTGATGACCAAATGACAAGGGTCCGTTCCAATCTGGAAATATCAAAGGATGACACT GAAGCCTCTGGTGGAACTGATGACCAAATGACAAGGGTCCGTTCCAACCTGGAAATATCAAAGGATGACACT GAAGCCTCTGGTGGAACTGATGACCAAATGACAAGGGTCCGTTCCAACCTGGAAATATCAAAGGATGACACT TGCCACCATATAATTGCTTGTGCAGCTCTTAATGATTTGGACAACTGTGCGGATTGCAGTGGATCTTTCTCCCGTTTCAGATGGCTTGGTTACACATGCAAAT TGTGTTCAAGATCATGGCACAAATCCTGCTTTCTCAAGATTAATTCATCACTG GATGTTGCACCGGAGAAACATGTTTCTGACTCTGAAATTAGTGATGACTCGTCTGATGATTATTACGTACCTGAAAGCTGTCATGGGTCCAGCTCAGATCAAGATGGTGAAGATGTTCCTATACCTGTTCAACCCTGTACTGATGATGAATCCACCTACACCCCCACCACAAGCCATACCCAGACGCtttcagcagaaacagcagaGTCTTCATCTACTGAAATCTCAGCAGCCCGAGAGGGTTCTTCTTGCACCCAGAAAAATTATTGCTATGTTTGCAAAAAACCGCAATCTAAAATAGCTCGTCACCTTAAAAAACACGAAAAAGAAGAGCCTGACATCGCAGAAGCTTTCTTGCTCCCCAAGAAttctaaagagagaaaaaggttGCTTGAGAAGTTGCGTAACAGAGGTAATTATGAACATAATCAAGAGGTTATCAGAAATCAAGGTGGAACACTTAAAGTAAAAAGAAGACAGGGACCATCAAAAATCTCTGTGGATGCCAAAATGTATGTgcactgtacatactgtaaagGTCTGTTTGTCCGTAAAGAGCTGTGGCGCCACTCACGAAGATGCCCGTCAAAAACAGTCTCAGAAACTGAAGCCAATGTTAAGAGCAAAGTCTTGGCTTTGGCCGATATTGCAGAGTCAACCTGCTCCCAAGCAATTTCCATTGGAGTGTGGAAGATCCTTGGAAAGATGAGGCAAGATGAGATAGCATCTGTAGTACGGAATGACTTCCTCATACTGCAGCTGGCCCAGTCTCTCTACAACAAGCATGGGAGTGATCCAACAAAATTTGAGTACATGAGAACAAAGGTTCGAGAAATGGGCAGACTTTTATTGACCCTAAGACAGAAATATTCTATATTTAGCTTTGAAGATGCTGTAAAACCAAACAATTTTTACAAAATCATTGGAGCTGTTAAAACAGTTGCTGGATATGATGAAGAGAAGCACTCGTATTCCACACCAAGTCTTGCCCTGAAATTAGGACACTCGCTCAAGAAGATCGGTGATATTATTCTCTGCAGGGCCATCTCAGCAGAGGATGAAATTTTGATCAAAGCAGCGGAACGATTCACGAAACTCTGCACAAAAGAATGGGCAGGACAAGTCTCACACACTGCACTGGCTACTTTGAGCAAGTCAAAGTTCAATAAACCATCCACCATACCCTTCACAGAGGATGTTCAACTTTTGCACAAGTACCTGGAGGAGAAATCGGCTGGCGCCGTTGAAAACCTGAAAGAGCATCAGTCTCCTCAGGCGTATGCAGAACTTGCTAGGGTGACACTTGCTCAAATAATCCTCTTTAATAGACGCCGTGCAGGAGAAGTCTCAAAAATGACACTTGAGTCCTTCAAGAAAAGAGACCAAACTGAGCTTCATGGTGACCTAGCTGCTAGTCTGTCACCGGTTGAACAAAAGCTAGCCAGACACTTCAGCAGGGTGGAAATTATGGGCAAAAGAGGGAGGAAAGTTGCTGTTTTATTAAACCCTGAGGTTCTTAGTGCAGCAACGCTtcttgcagagaggagagacacatgTGATGTGGACAAGGATAATCCCTTCCTATTTGGACGGCCACATTGCTCCCACACAAGCTACTACAGAGGACAGGACTGCATGAGACACTTTGCACAGATGTGTGGTGCAAAGAATCCAGAAAATCTGAGGTCTACACATCTCCGCAAGCACATGGCAACCTTGTCCCAAATCCTCAACCTGAAGAATAATGAGCTTGACCAACTTGCCAACTTTTTGGGCCACGATATACGAGTCCACAGAGACTTTTATCGTCTGCCAGAGGCAACTATTGAAGTGGCAAAAATCTCTAAGCTTCTACTTGCATTCGAGAAAGGAACTCTTGGAGAATTCCAGGGAAAGTCTCTCGACGAGATTGAGGTTGAAG ATGAATTGGACCTAGAACTGGATGTAGGTGAGCAGGATGATGGAGATGATGGAGATGACGAAGACGATGGAGACGGTGGAGACGGTCAAGCTGAGGGAGATGACACCATCGGGGACAATGAAAGTGATGGAGACGACGAAGGTGGTAGAGACGACGAAGGTGGTGGAAACAGCGAAGAAGGTGGTGGAGATGCTAAAGATGGAGGCAGTGAGGAGTCAGATTGTGCCCTTGGATTAAGGG ggaaaagaaaaagaatggtATCGACCCAGAATAAGACCAAAAGTTACAAAG GACAGAAAAAACTGCGTGTGACTGAGAGTGTTGTCACCAGCTCCAAAG aGATAAAATCCAGAAGATGTGTGAAAAGGCCGTGGAGCAAGACTGAAATTAGTGCTGTGATGAAACACTTCAAAACGCATATTACAAATGGAGACCTAGCAACTAAAGTGGAGTGTGAACAATGTAAGATCGCTGAGCACCCAGCGTTGATAGATAGAAGTCTTCAAAATATCCGGGATTTTGTCAGGAACAGGGGccttacagtaaaaaaaaaatag
- the LOC115568284 gene encoding uncharacterized protein LOC115568284 isoform X12 → MWNGKRYCIDASKEDGTLGRLVNDDHVHPNCKVKRIMVNRMPHLCLFAVREIFPGEEITYNYGDSAWPWRSLEASGGTDDQMTRVRSNLEISKDDTEASGGTDDQMTRVRSNLEISKDDTEASGGTDDQMTRVRSNLEISKDDTEASGGTDDQMTRVRSNLEISKDDTEASGGTDDQMTRVRSNLEISKDDTEASGGTDDQMTRVRSNLEISKDDTCHHIIACAALNDLDNCADCSGSFSRFRWLGYTCKLCSRSWHKSCFLKINSSLDVAPEKHVSDSEISDDSSDDYYVPESCHGSSSDQDGEDVPIPVQPCTDDESTYTPTTSHTQTLSAETAESSSTEISAAREGSSCTQKNYCYVCKKPQSKIARHLKKHEKEEPDIAEAFLLPKNSKERKRLLEKLRNRGNYEHNQEVIRNQGGTLKVKRRQGPSKISVDAKMYVHCTYCKGLFVRKELWRHSRRCPSKTVSETEANVKSKVLALADIAESTCSQAISIGVWKILGKMRQDEIASVVRNDFLILQLAQSLYNKHGSDPTKFEYMRTKVREMGRLLLTLRQKYSIFSFEDAVKPNNFYKIIGAVKTVAGYDEEKHSYSTPSLALKLGHSLKKIGDIILCRAISAEDEILIKAAERFTKLCTKEWAGQVSHTALATLSKSKFNKPSTIPFTEDVQLLHKYLEEKSAGAVENLKEHQSPQAYAELARVTLAQIILFNRRRAGEVSKMTLESFKKRDQTELHGDLAASLSPVEQKLARHFSRVEIMGKRGRKVAVLLNPEVLSAATLLAERRDTCDVDKDNPFLFGRPHCSHTSYYRGQDCMRHFAQMCGAKNPENLRSTHLRKHMATLSQILNLKNNELDQLANFLGHDIRVHRDFYRLPEATIEVAKISKLLLAFEKGTLGEFQGKSLDEIEVEDELDLELDVGEQDDGDDGDDEDDGDGGDGQAEGDDTIGDNESDGDDEGGRDDEGGGNSEEGGGDAKDGGSEESDCALGLRENQEMKMPEDPTSSSGKRKRMVSTQNKTKSYKGQKKLRVTESVVTSSKEIKSRRCVKRPWSKTEISAVMKHFKTHITNGDLATKVECEQCKIAEHPALIDRSLQNIRDFVRNRGLTVKKK, encoded by the exons ATGTGGAATGGGAAGCGGTATTG CATAGATGCTTCAAAAGAAGACGGAACACTGGGACGACTAGTGAACGATGATCATGTACATCCTAACTGCAAAGTCAAAAGAATAATGGTCAACAGGATGCCACACTTGTGCCTATTTGCCGTCAGGGAAATCTTTCCAGGAGAGGAGATAACATACAACTATGGTGATTCCGCTTGGCCGTGGCGCTCATTG GAAGCCTCTGGTGGAACTGATGACCAAATGACAAGGGTCCGTTCCAACCTGGAAATATCAAAGGATGACACT GAAGCCTCTGGTGGAACTGATGACCAAATGACAAGGGTCCGTTCCAATCTGGAAATATCAAAGGATGACACT GAAGCCTCTGGTGGAACTGATGACCAAATGACAAGGGTCCGTTCCAACCTGGAAATATCAAAGGATGACACT GAAGCCTCTGGTGGAACTGATGACCAAATGACAAGGGTCCGTTCCAATCTGGAAATATCAAAGGATGACACT GAAGCCTCTGGTGGAACTGATGACCAAATGACAAGGGTCCGTTCCAACCTGGAAATATCAAAGGATGACACT GAAGCCTCTGGTGGAACTGATGACCAAATGACAAGGGTCCGTTCCAACCTGGAAATATCAAAGGATGACACT TGCCACCATATAATTGCTTGTGCAGCTCTTAATGATTTGGACAACTGTGCGGATTGCAGTGGATCTTTCTCCCGTTTCAGATGGCTTGGTTACACATGCAAAT TGTGTTCAAGATCATGGCACAAATCCTGCTTTCTCAAGATTAATTCATCACTG GATGTTGCACCGGAGAAACATGTTTCTGACTCTGAAATTAGTGATGACTCGTCTGATGATTATTACGTACCTGAAAGCTGTCATGGGTCCAGCTCAGATCAAGATGGTGAAGATGTTCCTATACCTGTTCAACCCTGTACTGATGATGAATCCACCTACACCCCCACCACAAGCCATACCCAGACGCtttcagcagaaacagcagaGTCTTCATCTACTGAAATCTCAGCAGCCCGAGAGGGTTCTTCTTGCACCCAGAAAAATTATTGCTATGTTTGCAAAAAACCGCAATCTAAAATAGCTCGTCACCTTAAAAAACACGAAAAAGAAGAGCCTGACATCGCAGAAGCTTTCTTGCTCCCCAAGAAttctaaagagagaaaaaggttGCTTGAGAAGTTGCGTAACAGAGGTAATTATGAACATAATCAAGAGGTTATCAGAAATCAAGGTGGAACACTTAAAGTAAAAAGAAGACAGGGACCATCAAAAATCTCTGTGGATGCCAAAATGTATGTgcactgtacatactgtaaagGTCTGTTTGTCCGTAAAGAGCTGTGGCGCCACTCACGAAGATGCCCGTCAAAAACAGTCTCAGAAACTGAAGCCAATGTTAAGAGCAAAGTCTTGGCTTTGGCCGATATTGCAGAGTCAACCTGCTCCCAAGCAATTTCCATTGGAGTGTGGAAGATCCTTGGAAAGATGAGGCAAGATGAGATAGCATCTGTAGTACGGAATGACTTCCTCATACTGCAGCTGGCCCAGTCTCTCTACAACAAGCATGGGAGTGATCCAACAAAATTTGAGTACATGAGAACAAAGGTTCGAGAAATGGGCAGACTTTTATTGACCCTAAGACAGAAATATTCTATATTTAGCTTTGAAGATGCTGTAAAACCAAACAATTTTTACAAAATCATTGGAGCTGTTAAAACAGTTGCTGGATATGATGAAGAGAAGCACTCGTATTCCACACCAAGTCTTGCCCTGAAATTAGGACACTCGCTCAAGAAGATCGGTGATATTATTCTCTGCAGGGCCATCTCAGCAGAGGATGAAATTTTGATCAAAGCAGCGGAACGATTCACGAAACTCTGCACAAAAGAATGGGCAGGACAAGTCTCACACACTGCACTGGCTACTTTGAGCAAGTCAAAGTTCAATAAACCATCCACCATACCCTTCACAGAGGATGTTCAACTTTTGCACAAGTACCTGGAGGAGAAATCGGCTGGCGCCGTTGAAAACCTGAAAGAGCATCAGTCTCCTCAGGCGTATGCAGAACTTGCTAGGGTGACACTTGCTCAAATAATCCTCTTTAATAGACGCCGTGCAGGAGAAGTCTCAAAAATGACACTTGAGTCCTTCAAGAAAAGAGACCAAACTGAGCTTCATGGTGACCTAGCTGCTAGTCTGTCACCGGTTGAACAAAAGCTAGCCAGACACTTCAGCAGGGTGGAAATTATGGGCAAAAGAGGGAGGAAAGTTGCTGTTTTATTAAACCCTGAGGTTCTTAGTGCAGCAACGCTtcttgcagagaggagagacacatgTGATGTGGACAAGGATAATCCCTTCCTATTTGGACGGCCACATTGCTCCCACACAAGCTACTACAGAGGACAGGACTGCATGAGACACTTTGCACAGATGTGTGGTGCAAAGAATCCAGAAAATCTGAGGTCTACACATCTCCGCAAGCACATGGCAACCTTGTCCCAAATCCTCAACCTGAAGAATAATGAGCTTGACCAACTTGCCAACTTTTTGGGCCACGATATACGAGTCCACAGAGACTTTTATCGTCTGCCAGAGGCAACTATTGAAGTGGCAAAAATCTCTAAGCTTCTACTTGCATTCGAGAAAGGAACTCTTGGAGAATTCCAGGGAAAGTCTCTCGACGAGATTGAGGTTGAAG ATGAATTGGACCTAGAACTGGATGTAGGTGAGCAGGATGATGGAGATGATGGAGATGACGAAGACGATGGAGACGGTGGAGACGGTCAAGCTGAGGGAGATGACACCATCGGGGACAATGAAAGTGATGGAGACGACGAAGGTGGTAGAGACGACGAAGGTGGTGGAAACAGCGAAGAAGGTGGTGGAGATGCTAAAGATGGAGGCAGTGAGGAGTCAGATTGTGCCCTTGGATTAAGGG AAAATCAAGAAATGAAGATGCCTGAAGATCCCACCAGTTCCTCTG ggaaaagaaaaagaatggtATCGACCCAGAATAAGACCAAAAGTTACAAAG GACAGAAAAAACTGCGTGTGACTGAGAGTGTTGTCACCAGCTCCAAAG aGATAAAATCCAGAAGATGTGTGAAAAGGCCGTGGAGCAAGACTGAAATTAGTGCTGTGATGAAACACTTCAAAACGCATATTACAAATGGAGACCTAGCAACTAAAGTGGAGTGTGAACAATGTAAGATCGCTGAGCACCCAGCGTTGATAGATAGAAGTCTTCAAAATATCCGGGATTTTGTCAGGAACAGGGGccttacagtaaaaaaaaaatag